The following coding sequences are from one Phenylobacterium glaciei window:
- a CDS encoding UbiA family prenyltransferase, whose protein sequence is MLNAARSVLVVDLDHTLIRTDLLVETAFGFLGRQPLQALNLLIWLSRGKATLKRRLAEAAEITPADLPYDTAVLDRIAKARAVGAEVYLASASDERLVKAIADHLQFDGWFASDGVINLSAEAKAKRLVEAFGVGGFDYIGDSRADLPVWAQARSAITAGPSRATAARLAAVKSQVEHLPAPEGRPLWRSWMKLIRPHQWAKNALVGLPLLTAHAFTAGAALNTLLAFVAFSLCASSVYIINDLVDVQADRAHPSKRQRPFASGEVEVLRGAVVAPLLLAAAAVTGSLVSWKFLAVLALYYLATSAYTFVLKRKMMIDVVTLAGLYTVRVIGGAVAIGVPMSEWLLSFSMFIFLSLALIKRHSEMAVRLDAGMPDPSNRNYRSSDLPVLLALAAAAGYSAVILGALYLSSPAVNTVYHHPKVLWLTLPLVLYWVSRAIMLSHRRDMHDDPIVFALTDRISLATAVLVGVIGVVAL, encoded by the coding sequence GTGCTGAACGCAGCGCGCAGTGTCTTGGTGGTCGACCTTGACCACACCCTGATCCGCACGGACCTCCTCGTGGAGACCGCGTTCGGGTTTCTGGGGCGACAGCCTTTGCAGGCCCTCAATCTGCTCATATGGCTTTCGCGCGGCAAGGCGACACTCAAACGGCGGCTTGCCGAGGCCGCCGAGATCACGCCAGCAGATTTGCCCTACGACACCGCCGTGCTGGACCGCATCGCCAAGGCTCGCGCCGTGGGCGCCGAAGTCTACCTCGCCTCCGCGTCCGATGAGCGGTTGGTAAAGGCCATCGCCGACCACCTCCAATTCGATGGCTGGTTCGCCTCCGACGGGGTCATCAATCTATCGGCCGAAGCCAAGGCCAAACGGCTGGTGGAAGCGTTCGGCGTCGGCGGCTTCGACTACATCGGCGACTCCCGCGCCGATCTGCCGGTCTGGGCCCAGGCCCGGTCGGCCATCACCGCTGGGCCTTCCCGCGCCACAGCGGCTCGTCTCGCCGCCGTTAAAAGCCAAGTCGAACACCTTCCGGCGCCCGAAGGTCGGCCCTTGTGGCGCAGCTGGATGAAGCTGATCCGGCCCCACCAATGGGCCAAGAACGCCCTGGTGGGTCTACCCCTGCTTACCGCCCACGCCTTCACGGCGGGTGCGGCCCTGAATACCCTGCTGGCTTTCGTGGCCTTCTCGCTCTGCGCTTCCAGCGTCTACATCATCAACGACCTCGTGGATGTCCAGGCTGATCGCGCCCATCCCTCCAAGCGCCAGCGTCCCTTCGCCAGCGGCGAGGTTGAGGTTCTGCGTGGCGCCGTGGTCGCCCCGCTGTTGCTGGCCGCCGCCGCGGTCACCGGCAGCCTGGTCTCCTGGAAGTTCCTGGCCGTCCTGGCGCTCTACTACCTGGCCACCAGCGCCTACACGTTTGTGCTGAAGCGCAAGATGATGATCGACGTTGTCACGCTGGCGGGTCTTTACACCGTCCGCGTCATCGGCGGCGCGGTCGCCATCGGTGTGCCGATGTCGGAATGGCTGCTGTCGTTCTCCATGTTCATTTTCCTCTCCCTGGCGCTCATCAAGCGCCACTCGGAGATGGCAGTCCGCCTCGACGCGGGAATGCCCGACCCCTCTAACCGGAACTATCGATCGAGCGACCTGCCGGTGCTGCTGGCGCTGGCGGCGGCGGCCGGCTACTCGGCGGTGATCCTGGGCGCGCTCTATCTTTCCAGCCCGGCGGTCAACACCGTCTACCATCATCCGAAAGTACTCTGGCTCACCCTGCCGCTGGTGCTCTATTGGGTTTCCCGGGCGATCATGCTGAGCCACCGGCGCGACATGCATGACGACCCGATCGTCTT